Proteins from one Desulforhopalus sp. genomic window:
- a CDS encoding VOC family protein produces MKIQTANTILYCARWQETVAFYKTGLQLKITASFDWFVEFALNERARLSIADVTRSSLKTCAGQGITIALEVEDIGASHLFLKQAGHHPQAIRDHAWGAEVFYIYDPEGNRLEFWSPKKRNTGESPASQKG; encoded by the coding sequence GTGAAAATACAAACTGCAAATACAATACTTTACTGTGCCAGATGGCAGGAAACGGTAGCCTTTTACAAGACCGGATTACAACTGAAGATAACCGCCAGTTTTGACTGGTTTGTCGAATTTGCGCTGAACGAAAGGGCCCGGCTGAGCATTGCCGATGTGACCCGAAGTTCGCTGAAGACCTGTGCCGGCCAAGGCATTACCATCGCTCTGGAGGTTGAGGATATTGGCGCATCCCACCTATTCCTTAAACAAGCCGGGCACCATCCTCAGGCAATACGCGATCATGCCTGGGGTGCGGAGGTCTTCTATATTTATGACCCTGAGGGCAACAGACTTGAATTCTGGTCTCCCAAAAAGAGAAATACGGGAGAATCCCCAGCCAGCCAAAAAGGTTGA
- the ric gene encoding iron-sulfur cluster repair di-iron protein, with protein sequence MMNESKQTIGEIVAEDYRTAKIFEDHGIDFCCGGKVELSAACLEKGIDLAAITEELEAVTSKPVEKSQNFTSWELAFLIDYIVNVHHSYIKDNTGQITAYARKIAEVHGAHHPEVIEIAAIFTKMATDLMAHLQEEEEVFFPALKRVDMDKKAGATPAAIDKETINKSLVKLTKEHEEVGDTIHKIQFLAGGYAIPDDVCNTFMVTYQKLKEFEDDLHKHVHLENNILFPKAAQL encoded by the coding sequence ATGATGAACGAGTCAAAGCAAACGATTGGCGAGATTGTCGCCGAGGATTACCGGACCGCCAAGATCTTTGAGGATCACGGGATTGACTTCTGCTGCGGAGGCAAGGTGGAGCTATCGGCGGCCTGCCTGGAAAAAGGGATCGATCTTGCCGCCATAACCGAGGAGCTTGAGGCAGTAACAAGCAAGCCAGTCGAGAAAAGTCAGAATTTCACCTCGTGGGAGCTGGCATTCTTAATTGACTATATCGTCAATGTCCACCATTCCTACATTAAGGATAATACCGGACAGATTACCGCATATGCCCGTAAGATTGCCGAGGTTCATGGTGCCCATCATCCCGAGGTCATCGAAATCGCGGCCATTTTTACCAAGATGGCAACCGATTTGATGGCCCATCTCCAGGAAGAGGAGGAAGTTTTTTTCCCAGCCCTAAAACGAGTCGATATGGATAAAAAAGCCGGAGCGACACCGGCGGCTATCGATAAAGAAACGATCAACAAGTCACTTGTGAAACTCACCAAAGAACATGAAGAAGTCGGCGATACGATACACAAAATCCAGTTTCTGGCCGGGGGATATGCGATACCAGACGATGTCTGCAACACATTTATGGTTACTTACCAGAAATTAAAGGAGTTCGAGGACGACCTCCATAAGCATGTGCACCTTGAGAACAATATACTTTTTCCAAAAGCTGCACAGCTTTGA
- a CDS encoding ferredoxin, with protein MSKQVKIDQDECIGCQACVELCPEVFSFDDDAGKASVIDGADAGEACVDEAIASCPAACISKE; from the coding sequence ATGTCCAAACAAGTGAAGATTGATCAGGATGAATGTATCGGTTGTCAAGCATGCGTGGAGTTGTGTCCAGAGGTGTTTTCTTTTGACGACGATGCCGGCAAGGCCTCGGTGATTGACGGCGCGGATGCCGGCGAGGCCTGCGTCGACGAGGCCATAGCCTCATGTCCGGCTGCGTGTATCTCCAAGGAGTGA
- a CDS encoding HPP family protein, whose amino-acid sequence MSYWQKMKGGGQSPPKVGVSEIVWSWVGSFLGIAAISLIHYKLLDQTSLMLIIGSFGASAVLIYGAIRSPLAQPRNLLGGHILSAFIGVTAFQWFGGDLWLAASLAVSTSIALMHFTKTLHPPGGATALIAVIGGESVHNLGYLYVIMPAALGAGVMLLIALIVNNIPKSRKYPEFWL is encoded by the coding sequence ATGAGTTATTGGCAAAAAATGAAAGGTGGCGGACAAAGCCCGCCCAAGGTCGGTGTCTCCGAGATTGTCTGGTCTTGGGTGGGCAGCTTTCTCGGTATTGCCGCCATTTCTCTTATCCACTACAAACTGCTCGACCAGACCAGCCTGATGCTGATCATCGGCTCTTTTGGCGCTTCCGCCGTACTTATTTACGGGGCCATCCGCAGCCCCCTGGCGCAACCGAGAAATCTGCTGGGCGGCCATATCCTTTCCGCCTTTATTGGAGTGACCGCCTTTCAATGGTTTGGCGGCGACCTCTGGTTGGCGGCCTCACTGGCCGTTTCCACCTCGATTGCCTTGATGCATTTTACCAAGACCCTTCATCCACCGGGCGGTGCTACCGCCTTGATTGCCGTCATCGGCGGCGAAAGCGTACATAATCTCGGCTACCTGTATGTCATAATGCCGGCTGCCTTAGGGGCAGGTGTCATGCTCCTTATTGCCCTTATCGTCAACAATATCCCAAAGAGCCGGAAATACCCGGAATTCTGGTTATAG
- a CDS encoding FprA family A-type flavoprotein, which yields MQKRPIAKNVYWLGAVDWGRRLFDSLIPLPDGTTYNAYLVQGSAKTVLIDAVDPDMVEVLMTQLQDLPRIDYVVSQHAEQDHSGSIPHVLARYPEAKVVTSAKGKAMLIDLLHIAEDTFITVADGETLSLGDKTLKFIFTPWVHWPETLVTYLEEDKILFSCDFFGSHIASSDLMVSEQGRVYEAAKRYFAEIMMPFRSVIEKNIEKLAPYDIRTIAPSHGQIYDKPAWIIDAYRDWTTMVPHNLVTLPFVSMHGSSRQMVDHLAAALIERQVRVELFNLPVTDIGKLAMSLVDAGTIVIGTPTVLTGPHPMAAYCAFLANALRPKAQYLSIVGSYGWGGKVVENLAAMIPNLKIEVLAPVLCKGAPRQKDFQALSGLADAIAQKHQESNFLA from the coding sequence ATGCAAAAAAGACCCATAGCAAAGAATGTATATTGGCTGGGAGCGGTCGATTGGGGCCGGCGGCTTTTCGACTCACTCATCCCCCTTCCCGACGGAACCACCTATAACGCTTACCTGGTTCAGGGCAGCGCAAAAACCGTGCTGATCGACGCGGTCGATCCGGACATGGTCGAGGTATTGATGACCCAGCTGCAAGACCTTCCTCGCATCGATTATGTTGTATCGCAACATGCCGAGCAAGACCATTCCGGGTCGATACCCCACGTCCTTGCCCGTTACCCTGAGGCAAAAGTGGTCACTAGCGCCAAGGGCAAGGCGATGCTTATTGATCTTTTGCACATCGCCGAGGACACCTTCATCACCGTTGCCGACGGCGAGACCCTCTCCCTTGGCGACAAGACCCTGAAGTTTATTTTTACCCCCTGGGTGCACTGGCCGGAAACCCTGGTGACCTACCTTGAGGAAGACAAGATTCTCTTCAGTTGCGATTTTTTCGGCTCCCATATTGCCAGCAGTGATCTTATGGTAAGTGAACAGGGACGGGTGTATGAGGCGGCAAAACGGTATTTCGCGGAAATCATGATGCCTTTTCGCAGCGTGATAGAGAAAAACATTGAAAAATTGGCACCCTATGACATCCGGACCATTGCCCCAAGCCACGGCCAGATTTACGACAAACCGGCCTGGATCATCGATGCTTACCGTGACTGGACAACAATGGTCCCCCATAATTTGGTGACCCTGCCCTTTGTTTCCATGCACGGCAGCAGCCGGCAGATGGTCGATCATCTGGCGGCCGCCCTGATTGAACGGCAGGTCCGGGTCGAACTGTTCAATCTGCCCGTCACCGATATCGGCAAGCTTGCCATGTCTCTGGTCGATGCGGGGACCATCGTCATCGGAACCCCAACCGTCCTGACCGGGCCGCACCCGATGGCGGCATATTGTGCATTTCTTGCCAACGCCCTGCGCCCCAAGGCGCAGTATTTGTCCATCGTCGGTTCCTATGGATGGGGTGGCAAGGTTGTCGAGAACTTGGCGGCGATGATCCCGAACCTGAAAATCGAGGTGCTTGCGCCGGTTCTCTGCAAGGGTGCCCCACGGCAAAAGGATTTTCAAGCTCTGAGCGGGCTGGCGGATGCCATCGCCCAAAAGCACCAGGAAAGCAATTTCCTGGCGTAA
- a CDS encoding CBS domain-containing protein, with product MQKNDETPPPVPVEISEQDVVDAMKAIQGYLDITPGDFKEIYQVAYSLAIKRLLTSRKAADLMTRAVLLISQEMALVKAAALLAEKQISGAPVIDAAGKIVGVVSEKDFLKEMGFGATPSFMQIATHCLNNKSCMIGNLRNRTVGDIMTKPAITGVAEMTIGEISALFVDRQINRLPIIDGGGRPIGIVTRTDLAHSYSVLGEGTKL from the coding sequence ATGCAAAAAAATGACGAGACCCCGCCACCGGTACCGGTAGAAATTTCCGAGCAGGACGTGGTCGATGCCATGAAGGCCATACAGGGATATCTCGATATCACTCCCGGTGATTTCAAAGAGATCTATCAGGTTGCCTATTCATTGGCGATAAAACGGCTGCTGACCTCCCGCAAGGCGGCCGATCTTATGACCAGAGCAGTGCTGTTGATCAGCCAGGAGATGGCTCTGGTCAAGGCCGCGGCACTGCTTGCGGAAAAACAGATATCGGGAGCACCGGTGATCGATGCTGCGGGGAAGATCGTCGGTGTCGTCTCCGAAAAAGATTTTCTCAAAGAAATGGGCTTTGGCGCAACGCCGTCCTTCATGCAGATCGCCACCCATTGCCTGAACAACAAGAGCTGCATGATCGGCAACTTACGGAACCGTACCGTCGGTGACATCATGACAAAACCGGCGATAACCGGTGTTGCCGAGATGACCATTGGGGAAATTTCCGCACTCTTTGTCGACCGGCAGATTAATCGCTTGCCGATCATCGACGGCGGCGGGCGCCCCATTGGCATCGTCACTCGTACCGATCTGGCCCATTCCTACAGTGTCTTGGGGGAGGGAACGAAACTATGA